One segment of Clostridium ljungdahlii DSM 13528 DNA contains the following:
- a CDS encoding ABC transporter permease: MKISITVETKIIKKLSILIFWMLIWELCSLFMNNSLLLPSPFEVLKTLIILMGKNYFWKSVFNSILRVIIGILLSIAIGIITGVIAGMNKSIEELLEPLVVTVKSTPVISIIIIALVWFNSSNVVIFTAILICFPIIYTNVIEGIKSVDKYLIQMASVYNVKQKYVIKDIYLPSIKNYIISGIFMCLGIGWKVSVASEVLSTPNYSIGLNLLNAKTTLETPELFAWTIVIVILSFIFEKIFKYYLSRAKK, from the coding sequence ATGAAAATTTCTATTACAGTGGAAACAAAAATAATTAAAAAACTATCTATACTAATATTTTGGATGCTGATTTGGGAGCTTTGCTCCCTTTTTATGAATAATTCTCTTCTTTTACCTTCACCATTTGAAGTACTAAAAACCCTAATAATTCTAATGGGGAAAAATTATTTTTGGAAAAGCGTTTTTAATAGTATATTAAGAGTGATTATTGGAATTTTATTATCCATAGCTATTGGAATTATAACTGGTGTAATTGCAGGAATGAATAAATCTATAGAAGAATTATTAGAACCCCTTGTAGTTACTGTAAAATCTACTCCAGTTATATCTATAATTATTATAGCTTTAGTATGGTTCAATTCATCTAATGTGGTGATTTTTACAGCTATACTTATATGTTTTCCAATAATATATACAAATGTAATTGAAGGTATAAAGTCTGTAGATAAATATTTAATACAGATGGCGAGTGTATATAATGTAAAGCAAAAGTATGTGATAAAAGATATATATCTACCGAGTATAAAAAATTATATTATATCAGGAATATTTATGTGTCTTGGAATTGGATGGAAGGTTTCAGTGGCATCTGAAGTGTTAAGTACTCCTAATTATTCTATAGGACTAAATCTTTTGAATGCTAAAACAACTTTGGAAACACCAGAACTCTTTGCGTGGACTATTGTAATTGTAATTTTAAGTTTTATTTTTGAAAAAATATTTAAGTATTACTTGAGTAGAGCAAAAAAGTAG
- a CDS encoding RNA polymerase sigma factor, with product MNNIDIIQRCKEGDLDAFNILFEEYSVKAVRTVYLITGQKDIAEDIAQEAFIKCFNQIKKLKKAEAFESWFYRLLTRICWRYCSKQKNNLCIDDINDKNTVSSNSLSDITEKNEIKHLVDKALDKLSMPLKTTVILYYYNELSIKEIAHVLGCFEGTIKSRLHNARKLLKKEFLTENFEGYYFNDNKDVRCNENA from the coding sequence GTGAATAACATCGACATAATACAGCGCTGTAAAGAAGGTGATCTAGATGCCTTTAATATATTATTTGAAGAATACAGTGTAAAAGCTGTACGTACTGTATATCTTATAACCGGTCAAAAAGATATTGCAGAAGATATAGCTCAAGAAGCATTTATAAAATGTTTCAATCAAATAAAAAAATTAAAAAAAGCAGAGGCTTTTGAATCATGGTTCTATCGCCTTCTTACAAGAATATGCTGGAGGTACTGTTCAAAACAAAAAAACAACCTGTGTATTGATGATATCAATGATAAAAATACAGTTTCAAGCAACTCACTATCTGACATAACAGAAAAAAATGAAATAAAACATCTTGTGGATAAGGCCCTTGATAAATTGAGTATGCCTTTAAAAACAACCGTTATCCTATACTATTATAATGAGTTGTCCATAAAAGAAATAGCACATGTATTAGGATGTTTTGAAGGTACGATAAAATCTCGACTGCATAACGCTAGGAAATTACTTAAGAAAGAATTTTTAACTGAAAATTTTGAAGGTTACTATTTCAATGATAATAAGGATGTGAGGTGTAATGAAAATGCTTAA
- a CDS encoding ABC transporter ATP-binding protein: MEKKNEDQYEVTISRLSKYYEGVPVFYNLNMKFLKNRITAILGPSGCGKTTLLNIISGIEKDYNGEVNLKGSTISYVFQEDRLIPYLSVYDNVAFVLKSTMDKGRVDLAVRKFLNMVELWDYKDKLPYKLSGGMKRRVALARAFAYKSDLLLMDEPFKGLDDKLKSNIIEKFLMIYSENRRTIILVTHDKAEAEQLGDVIYSLD, encoded by the coding sequence ATGGAAAAGAAAAATGAAGACCAATATGAAGTTACAATAAGTAGATTGAGTAAATACTATGAGGGAGTACCTGTTTTTTATAATTTAAATATGAAATTCTTGAAAAATAGGATTACAGCTATTCTTGGACCCTCAGGATGCGGTAAGACTACATTGTTAAATATAATAAGTGGAATTGAAAAAGATTATAATGGAGAAGTTAATTTAAAAGGCAGTACCATATCTTATGTATTTCAAGAGGATAGATTGATTCCATATCTTAGTGTATATGATAATGTGGCTTTTGTATTAAAATCTACTATGGACAAAGGTAGAGTGGATTTAGCTGTAAGAAAATTTTTGAATATGGTAGAATTGTGGGATTATAAAGACAAGCTCCCTTATAAATTAAGTGGAGGAATGAAAAGAAGAGTTGCACTTGCTAGGGCATTTGCCTATAAAAGCGATCTGCTTTTGATGGATGAGCCCTTTAAGGGACTTGATGATAAATTAAAAAGTAATATAATAGAGAAATTTTTAATGATTTACAGCGAAAATAGAAGGACTATTATACTGGTTACTCATGACAAAGCAGAAGCTGAACAATTAGGTGATGTGATCTATTCACTGGATTAA
- a CDS encoding ABC transporter substrate-binding protein encodes MKKKIGIFIMSFMIIISTLFAAGCSNDSTATSASAKKDKIKIAALKGPTGMGMAKLMENKNDYDITVYNSADQIVSKIVNGELDGAAVPSNLAPILYNKTKGQVELVGINTLGVLYIVENGNTVNSIADLKGKTIYSSGKGSTPEYVLNYILKKNGLEPGKDLTIDYKMDHSDLAEAIASKKVDLAVLPEPFVTTTKMKDSNLRIPIDLTKEWDKASQGQSKLVMGTLVFRKSFIDKRGKDLDSFLSKYKESVDFVNKNKQESGELIAKESIIPKAKVAEMAIPKSNIVFISAKDGKQALEKFYEVLNENNPKSIGGKMPDENFYYSGNKNN; translated from the coding sequence ATGAAAAAGAAGATAGGTATATTTATAATGTCATTTATGATTATAATTTCAACCCTATTTGCAGCAGGTTGTTCTAATGATTCAACTGCAACTTCAGCTTCAGCTAAAAAAGATAAAATTAAAATAGCTGCTTTAAAGGGACCTACTGGAATGGGTATGGCAAAACTTATGGAAAACAAGAATGATTATGATATTACTGTTTACAATTCTGCAGATCAAATAGTGTCTAAAATTGTAAATGGAGAATTGGATGGTGCGGCAGTTCCATCTAACCTTGCACCAATTTTATATAATAAAACCAAAGGTCAAGTTGAGTTAGTTGGAATAAATACATTAGGTGTCTTATACATTGTGGAAAATGGAAATACAGTAAACAGCATAGCTGACTTGAAGGGAAAGACCATTTATTCAAGTGGTAAGGGATCTACTCCTGAGTATGTACTAAATTACATATTAAAGAAGAATGGATTGGAGCCAGGAAAAGATTTGACTATTGATTATAAAATGGATCACAGTGATCTAGCTGAAGCAATAGCATCTAAAAAAGTGGATCTAGCTGTTTTACCAGAACCTTTTGTGACTACAACTAAAATGAAAGACAGTAACTTGAGAATACCTATAGATTTGACAAAAGAGTGGGACAAGGCTTCCCAAGGACAGAGCAAGCTTGTAATGGGAACTTTAGTTTTTAGAAAATCATTTATAGACAAGAGAGGAAAGGATTTAGACAGCTTCTTGAGCAAATATAAAGAATCAGTAGACTTTGTAAATAAAAATAAACAAGAATCAGGAGAACTTATAGCAAAGGAAAGTATAATTCCAAAGGCTAAAGTAGCAGAAATGGCTATTCCAAAGAGTAACATAGTATTTATAAGTGCTAAAGATGGAAAGCAGGCCTTGGAGAAATTTTATGAAGTTTTAAACGAGAATAATCCAAAATCCATTGGAGGAAAAATGCCGGATGAAAATTTCTATTACAGTGGAAACAAAAATAATTAA
- a CDS encoding SLC13 family permease produces MAINVLNKIKLKLCEDIFFSASLLAVIITSFFNIPRIDYIDFKVIACLFELMIIIKVFEEYSLLSYISVAILNSCKNQRILTQVLCLISFVFSMLLTNDVSLLTVLPIMVLISQKSDFNIIIPSVMVTISANLGSSATPMGNPQNLYIFSFFKLNAKSFFNFSLPICIISLILIILISFIIKPKQINCDMSCIKIVEKKKISIFSILFVLIILSVFGMVYYLASLFVVVLITLILNKSTFKKVDYKLLITFICFFIAVGNISNISILKSNLSNITQTMGASYIVSIILSQIISNVPSTILLAPFTKYSYALFCGANIGGLGTPIASLASLISYKIFANEYPQKKKEYLVKFTILNFFFLVVLGTFFYSRM; encoded by the coding sequence ATGGCTATAAATGTGTTAAATAAAATAAAATTAAAATTGTGTGAAGATATTTTTTTCTCGGCTTCTTTATTAGCAGTAATAATTACTTCTTTTTTTAATATCCCTCGTATAGATTACATAGATTTCAAAGTAATAGCTTGCTTATTTGAATTAATGATTATAATAAAAGTTTTTGAAGAATACTCTTTGCTTAGTTACATTTCGGTAGCTATTTTAAATAGTTGTAAAAATCAAAGAATATTAACTCAAGTATTGTGTTTAATTTCATTTGTATTTTCAATGCTTTTAACAAATGATGTGTCATTATTGACGGTGCTGCCCATTATGGTGTTAATCTCACAGAAAAGTGATTTTAATATTATTATACCTTCAGTTATGGTAACAATTTCTGCAAATTTGGGAAGCAGTGCAACACCCATGGGGAATCCACAAAATCTTTATATTTTTTCATTTTTTAAACTAAATGCAAAAAGTTTTTTCAATTTTTCACTACCAATTTGTATTATTAGTTTAATTTTAATTATATTAATAAGTTTTATTATTAAGCCAAAGCAAATTAATTGTGATATGAGTTGCATTAAAATAGTTGAAAAAAAGAAAATTAGTATATTTTCAATATTATTTGTTCTTATAATTTTAAGTGTTTTTGGTATGGTGTATTATTTAGCTTCATTATTTGTAGTAGTACTAATTACTCTCATTTTAAACAAAAGTACCTTTAAAAAGGTTGATTATAAATTGCTAATTACTTTTATATGCTTTTTTATTGCAGTTGGCAATATATCAAATATATCTATTTTGAAAAGTAATTTATCAAATATTACTCAAACCATGGGAGCAAGTTATATTGTCTCGATTATTTTAAGTCAAATAATCAGCAATGTACCGAGCACAATTTTGTTGGCTCCTTTTACAAAATATAGCTATGCTTTATTTTGCGGTGCAAATATTGGGGGACTTGGAACTCCAATTGCTTCTTTAGCTAGCCTTATTTCATATAAGATATTTGCCAATGAATATCCACAGAAGAAGAAGGAATATTTAGTGAAATTTACTATTTTAAACTTTTTTTTCTTAGTTGTTCTAGGAACTTTTTTTTATAGTAGAATGTGA
- a CDS encoding AEC family transporter codes for MGTNTVITQIISLFLVALVGFYGGKKNIIDENLSNGLSKLLVEITTPFLVISSFSISYGSNVANNIIRTFIYSFIIFILTPLLVKPLLIGVDKSKKNVLEFAMVFSNCGFMGFPVAQSIFGNEGVVYAAIFNMVFNIFVWTYGVMLFNNTSSFKEVIKSLKNPGIVSAVIGLLIMIFSIKIPPIFMSTMKMVGSLTTPISMLIIGSLLSRSELSKIIKDKSMYYGSLIKLILIPAALYLVSLLFKEHSMVLKTLILMQAMPAGAFTTIFAENFNKNKEYSAFIVSFSSLLSIVTIPIVIKLFI; via the coding sequence ATGGGAACAAATACAGTAATAACTCAAATAATATCGTTATTTTTAGTTGCATTAGTAGGTTTTTATGGAGGAAAGAAAAATATTATAGATGAAAATTTATCAAATGGATTGTCCAAGCTATTAGTAGAAATAACCACTCCTTTTTTAGTTATTTCTTCATTTAGTATTTCTTATGGTTCAAACGTTGCAAATAATATTATAAGGACTTTTATCTACAGCTTCATAATATTTATATTAACTCCACTATTAGTAAAGCCTTTGCTTATAGGAGTTGATAAAAGCAAGAAGAACGTTCTTGAATTTGCAATGGTGTTTTCAAACTGCGGCTTTATGGGATTTCCTGTAGCTCAAAGTATTTTTGGAAACGAAGGAGTCGTTTATGCTGCTATATTTAACATGGTTTTCAATATCTTTGTATGGACTTATGGTGTAATGTTATTTAATAATACAAGCAGCTTTAAAGAAGTAATAAAATCTCTTAAAAATCCAGGAATAGTTTCTGCAGTAATTGGACTTTTAATTATGATATTTTCAATAAAAATTCCCCCTATTTTTATGAGCACAATGAAGATGGTGGGAAGCCTAACAACTCCTATATCTATGCTTATAATAGGAAGTTTATTGTCAAGAAGTGAGCTTAGTAAAATCATTAAAGACAAGAGTATGTATTATGGTTCACTCATAAAACTTATACTTATACCAGCAGCATTATACTTGGTTTCGCTCTTATTTAAAGAACATTCCATGGTATTAAAGACATTAATCTTAATGCAAGCTATGCCTGCTGGAGCATTTACAACAATTTTTGCAGAAAACTTTAACAAAAATAAAGAGTATTCTGCTTTTATAGTATCCTTTTCATCACTGCTTTCAATAGTTACTATACCAATTGTAATTAAACTTTTTATATAG
- a CDS encoding LytTR family DNA-binding domain-containing protein yields the protein MEMNLICSENMTRVLEEILNTRKIEISKDANVCVIEKGFPLEKGKIGIYFDMTTINVLMDYLDEISTSKEEFKNIITGRCEKDELKVLTYDEIYYFEAMGNDVFGRTRDKKYKVKEKLYELEEKLESKGFIRVSKCFVVNIEKVDRIISWFNSKLILKIMNIDEEVYVTRKYLNDFKKFLGV from the coding sequence ATGGAAATGAATTTAATTTGTTCTGAAAATATGACCAGAGTATTAGAAGAAATACTTAATACTCGGAAAATAGAAATTAGTAAGGATGCCAATGTGTGTGTAATTGAAAAAGGATTTCCTTTAGAAAAGGGAAAAATAGGCATATATTTTGATATGACGACCATAAATGTTTTAATGGATTATTTAGATGAAATTTCAACAAGTAAAGAGGAGTTTAAAAATATAATTACAGGAAGATGCGAAAAAGATGAGCTTAAGGTATTAACTTATGATGAAATTTACTATTTTGAAGCTATGGGTAATGACGTTTTCGGTAGAACAAGGGACAAAAAATATAAAGTAAAGGAAAAGCTTTATGAGTTAGAAGAAAAACTAGAAAGTAAAGGCTTCATAAGAGTGAGTAAATGTTTTGTTGTAAATATAGAAAAGGTAGATCGTATAATTTCTTGGTTTAATAGTAAGCTTATATTAAAAATTATGAATATAGATGAAGAAGTTTATGTTACACGAAAATATTTGAACGATTTTAAGAAATTCCTCGGCGTATAG